One segment of Pseudomonas pohangensis DNA contains the following:
- a CDS encoding GMC family oxidoreductase: MDAQNFDYDWLVIGSGFGGSVSALRLAEKGYQVAVLERGRRFKDEDFAESSWQLGRFLWAPLLGLKGIFRLTPFRDVFIASGSGVGGGSLVYANTLYRAKAEFFENAQWNDIDQWSELLQPHYTTAEKMLGVQTVPFDSPNQQLIKEVARHFGHEDSFSRTPCAVFFGEPGKTVADPYFDGEGPERTGCTRCGACMVGCRVGAKNILVKNYLWFAEKRGVSILPERQVVDVRPLGAVDGSDGYEVFTERPGAWFDKQPQRFTARGVVFSAGALGTNSLLANCKHGGSLPRISNQLGELVRTNSESILAVKLPDDRQTWNDVAISSSIHVDADTHIEFVTYGRKGDFMSLIYTILVGEGTRLTRPLMWLGGLLRHPLRALKTLWPVGWGSRTVIFLVMQALDNAIAFKAKKRLFGRGYRLTTAQNLDKPNPTFIAAGNAAAAWLAEHTGGIAQSSTLEAIADIPTTAHLLGGAVIARNAKEGVIDRNLQVFGYQNLLVCDGSAIPANPGVNPSLTITALAEHAMAQIPPAPKAG, translated from the coding sequence ATGGACGCACAAAACTTTGACTACGACTGGCTGGTTATCGGATCCGGCTTTGGCGGCAGCGTTTCCGCCCTGCGCCTTGCCGAGAAAGGTTATCAGGTGGCGGTACTGGAACGTGGCCGGCGCTTTAAGGATGAAGACTTTGCCGAGAGCTCCTGGCAGCTCGGACGCTTCCTCTGGGCGCCGCTGCTTGGTCTCAAAGGCATCTTCCGCCTGACCCCATTCCGCGATGTATTCATTGCCAGCGGCTCCGGAGTGGGCGGTGGCAGTCTGGTGTATGCCAACACCCTGTATCGCGCCAAAGCGGAATTCTTCGAGAACGCGCAATGGAATGACATCGACCAATGGTCTGAACTGTTGCAGCCGCACTATACGACCGCCGAGAAGATGCTCGGGGTGCAGACCGTCCCGTTCGATTCACCCAATCAGCAGCTGATCAAGGAAGTCGCCAGACACTTCGGCCATGAGGACAGCTTCAGCCGCACCCCCTGTGCGGTGTTTTTCGGCGAGCCGGGCAAGACCGTCGCCGACCCCTACTTTGATGGCGAGGGCCCCGAGCGTACCGGCTGCACCCGCTGCGGTGCGTGCATGGTCGGCTGCCGCGTCGGTGCCAAGAACATCCTGGTGAAGAACTACCTGTGGTTTGCGGAAAAGCGCGGGGTCAGCATCCTGCCCGAGCGCCAGGTGGTCGATGTCCGACCACTTGGCGCGGTGGATGGCAGTGACGGTTACGAAGTGTTCACCGAGCGCCCCGGGGCCTGGTTCGACAAACAGCCGCAACGCTTCACCGCCCGTGGCGTGGTGTTTTCCGCCGGCGCACTGGGCACCAACAGCCTGCTGGCCAACTGCAAGCATGGCGGTTCGCTGCCGCGCATCAGCAACCAGCTGGGTGAACTGGTGCGCACCAACAGTGAATCGATCCTCGCGGTCAAGCTGCCGGATGATCGCCAGACCTGGAACGACGTGGCCATCAGCAGCAGCATCCATGTGGATGCCGACACCCATATCGAGTTTGTCACCTATGGCCGCAAGGGTGACTTCATGTCGCTGATCTACACCATTCTGGTTGGCGAGGGCACACGCCTGACACGGCCGCTGATGTGGCTTGGCGGTTTGCTGCGGCACCCGCTGCGCGCTCTGAAGACGCTCTGGCCGGTCGGTTGGGGCAGCCGTACGGTGATCTTTCTGGTGATGCAGGCACTCGACAATGCGATCGCCTTCAAGGCCAAAAAGCGTCTGTTTGGTCGCGGCTACCGCCTGACCACCGCGCAGAATCTGGACAAACCCAACCCGACCTTTATTGCCGCCGGCAATGCGGCAGCCGCCTGGCTGGCCGAACATACCGGCGGCATTGCCCAGAGCAGTACCCTGGAAGCGATCGCCGACATCCCGACTACCGCCCACCTGCTGGGTGGTGCCGTGATCGCCAGGAATGCCAAGGAAGGTGTGATCGACCGCAACCTGCAGGTATTCGGTTACCAGAACCTGCTGGTCTGCGACGGCTCGGCGATACCGGCCAACCCGGGGGTAAACCCTTCGCTGACCATCACCGCGCTGGCCGAGCATGCCATGGCGCAGATACCGCCAGCGCCGAAAGCCGGTTGA
- a CDS encoding long-chain-fatty-acid--CoA ligase, with protein sequence MYLTQALHRNLQSSPEQVMTICGGRQFSVRQFVERVSRLAAALRQLGVGSGDRVAMLSLNSDRYMEYLNGVPWADAVLNPCNSRWTVREIAYALNDSETVILLVDDHFKNMGQALLEQVPCLQQLIYTGDEETPAGMLDYEALLAGAEPVEDARRGGESLLGIFYTGGTTGFPKGVMISHNAFCSSQLAALGTLNEQGTMLRSAPMFHMADLAFGYIATLKCTTHVILPAFQPKHALEAIEQYQVDSMLLVPTMIQLLVYHPDVRKHDISSLKILIYGASPIQEQVLLDVLRLLPDLQLYQAYGQTEMAPIVSLLGPAQHGAEGAAKGLLRSCGRPTAVVEVKIVDAGGQQVPCGTVGEIAVRGANMMQGYWKQPELTRAAISADGWLHTGDGARMDENGFIYIVDRVKDMIVTGGENVFSVEVENALASHAEVAMCAVIGIPSAEWGEAVHAVVVRKPDCTPDAEVLIAHCRERIAGYKCPKSIEFIDALPLSGAGKVLKTALREPHWRGRTRQVG encoded by the coding sequence ATGTACCTGACGCAAGCCTTGCACCGCAATCTGCAGAGCAGCCCGGAACAGGTGATGACCATCTGCGGCGGACGTCAGTTCAGCGTGCGCCAGTTTGTCGAGCGTGTCTCGCGTCTGGCCGCTGCCTTGCGCCAGCTGGGAGTCGGCAGTGGCGACCGGGTAGCCATGCTCAGCCTGAACTCCGACCGTTATATGGAATACCTGAATGGCGTGCCCTGGGCCGATGCCGTGCTCAATCCGTGCAATAGCCGCTGGACTGTCAGGGAAATTGCCTACGCGCTGAATGATTCGGAAACCGTGATCCTGCTGGTCGATGACCACTTCAAGAATATGGGCCAGGCCTTGCTCGAGCAGGTGCCGTGCCTGCAGCAGCTGATCTATACCGGCGACGAGGAAACCCCGGCGGGCATGCTCGATTACGAAGCGCTGCTGGCCGGCGCAGAACCGGTCGAGGATGCCCGGCGAGGTGGCGAGTCCCTGCTCGGCATCTTCTATACCGGCGGTACCACCGGCTTTCCCAAGGGTGTGATGATCAGCCACAACGCCTTTTGCAGCAGCCAGCTGGCCGCGCTGGGTACGCTGAACGAGCAGGGCACCATGCTGCGCTCGGCACCGATGTTTCATATGGCTGATCTGGCGTTTGGCTATATAGCGACGCTGAAGTGCACCACCCATGTGATCCTGCCGGCGTTTCAGCCGAAACACGCGCTGGAAGCCATCGAGCAGTATCAGGTGGATTCGATGTTGCTGGTGCCGACCATGATCCAGCTGCTGGTGTACCACCCAGATGTGCGCAAACACGACATCAGCTCGCTGAAAATCCTGATCTACGGTGCTTCACCGATACAGGAGCAGGTGCTGCTGGATGTGCTCAGGCTACTACCGGACCTGCAGCTGTATCAGGCCTACGGGCAGACCGAAATGGCGCCCATCGTCAGTCTGCTGGGGCCGGCGCAACACGGTGCCGAGGGCGCGGCAAAAGGCTTGCTGCGTTCCTGTGGCAGGCCTACGGCGGTGGTCGAGGTGAAGATTGTCGATGCCGGGGGGCAGCAAGTGCCCTGCGGTACGGTCGGTGAAATCGCCGTGCGTGGTGCAAACATGATGCAGGGCTACTGGAAACAGCCGGAACTGACCCGCGCAGCGATCAGCGCCGACGGCTGGCTGCACACCGGTGACGGGGCACGGATGGATGAGAACGGGTTCATCTACATCGTCGACCGGGTCAAGGACATGATCGTCACCGGCGGTGAGAACGTGTTCTCGGTCGAAGTGGAGAATGCCCTGGCCAGCCATGCCGAGGTGGCCATGTGCGCGGTGATCGGCATACCCAGCGCGGAGTGGGGCGAAGCGGTGCATGCGGTAGTGGTGCGCAAGCCCGATTGCACGCCGGATGCAGAGGTACTGATCGCCCATTGCCGGGAACGTATCGCCGGTTACAAATGCCCCAAGAGCATCGAGTTCATCGACGCCCTGCCGTTGTCCGGCGCCGGCAAAGTATTGAAAACCGCCTTGCGCGAACCCCATTGGCGCGGCAGGACGCGACAGGTTGGCTGA
- a CDS encoding enoyl-CoA hydratase/isomerase family protein, which translates to MNKPGPLRLERDGAVLILSNTDAPWNRMSFAYMDALEQAVQQAAADPDVRVLLFTSDGLDNFSVGMDLKQLVREGADRGGFEAILDQRRRVLGMIEALDKPSIATLYGNCLGGGLELPLACHFRLAAEQGAQIGLPELELGTVPAWGGSVRLTRCIGRERALEMILRARKIDGPEALRIGLVQWLHPLAELKAAALALAHELAEKPPIAVAGVLRSVVGAGDLPLEAALDAEREAVRRCFASRDQAEGMAAFMEKRKANFNGS; encoded by the coding sequence ATGAACAAACCCGGTCCCCTGCGTCTCGAACGTGACGGTGCGGTACTGATCCTGAGCAACACCGATGCACCGTGGAACCGCATGAGTTTTGCCTATATGGATGCGCTGGAGCAGGCGGTGCAGCAAGCTGCTGCCGACCCGGACGTGCGCGTGCTGCTGTTCACCAGCGATGGTCTGGACAATTTCTCGGTGGGCATGGACCTCAAGCAACTGGTGCGTGAGGGTGCTGACCGTGGTGGTTTCGAGGCGATTCTCGATCAGCGCCGGCGCGTTCTGGGCATGATCGAGGCGCTGGACAAACCATCCATTGCTACGCTTTACGGTAACTGTCTGGGTGGAGGTCTGGAGTTGCCGCTGGCCTGTCATTTCCGCCTGGCAGCGGAGCAGGGCGCGCAGATCGGTCTGCCCGAACTGGAGCTGGGTACGGTGCCGGCCTGGGGTGGTTCGGTGCGGCTGACTCGCTGCATCGGGCGTGAGCGTGCGCTGGAGATGATTCTGCGCGCACGCAAGATTGATGGCCCGGAGGCATTGCGCATCGGCCTGGTGCAATGGCTGCATCCCCTGGCGGAACTCAAGGCTGCTGCCCTGGCACTTGCCCATGAGCTGGCGGAAAAACCGCCGATTGCGGTAGCCGGTGTGTTGCGCAGCGTAGTCGGGGCTGGCGACCTGCCGCTGGAAGCCGCTCTGGATGCCGAGCGTGAAGCGGTGCGCCGCTGTTTTGCCAGCCGCGATCAGGCAGAAGGGATGGCGGCCTTTATGGAAAAACGCAAAGCAAACTTTAACGGGAGCTGA
- a CDS encoding IclR family transcriptional regulator: MSEAETDRQFVTALSRGLELLRAFRRGERYLGNGEFASRTGLPKATVNRLTYTLTRLGYLEYQAELGKYCLGAGVLALGYAYLSGLSIRDAARPLLAQLAAETESSVVLGAREQLHMVCLEISQGHPLFRLNLDLGVRVPHGLTALGRAHLCGLDAAPRNAWMQRYGAESEAASWPETEASILQAVSDYQQHGFCYSLGRWNPEVYAVGVPLVAADGSGTLALSLSGPVFNMTEARLLGELGPRLLNLRDRLQSSFGNGL; this comes from the coding sequence ATGAGCGAAGCTGAAACCGATCGCCAGTTCGTCACCGCCTTGTCTCGCGGGCTGGAGCTGTTGCGCGCTTTTCGGCGTGGCGAGCGTTACCTGGGCAATGGCGAGTTCGCCAGCCGCACCGGTTTGCCCAAGGCCACGGTCAACCGGCTGACCTACACCCTGACCCGGCTGGGCTACCTGGAGTATCAGGCCGAGCTGGGCAAGTACTGCCTGGGTGCCGGGGTGCTGGCCCTGGGTTATGCCTACCTGTCGGGGCTGTCGATCCGTGATGCGGCGCGCCCGCTGCTGGCGCAACTGGCTGCCGAAACCGAATCCAGTGTGGTGCTCGGTGCGCGCGAGCAATTGCATATGGTCTGTCTGGAAATCAGCCAGGGTCATCCGCTGTTCCGCCTTAATCTGGATCTCGGCGTGCGTGTACCGCACGGTCTGACCGCGCTGGGCCGTGCGCATCTGTGCGGACTCGACGCCGCTCCGCGCAACGCGTGGATGCAGCGTTATGGCGCCGAGAGTGAAGCAGCCAGCTGGCCGGAAACCGAGGCGAGCATTCTGCAAGCGGTCAGTGACTATCAGCAGCACGGCTTCTGTTACTCGCTGGGCCGCTGGAATCCCGAGGTCTATGCAGTGGGTGTGCCGCTGGTGGCAGCCGATGGTTCCGGCACCCTGGCACTGAGTCTGTCCGGGCCGGTCTTCAACATGACTGAAGCGCGCCTGCTGGGCGAACTGGGGCCGCGCCTATTGAATCTGCGCGATCGTCTGCAAAGCAGCTTCGGCAACGGCCTTTAA
- a CDS encoding acyl-CoA dehydrogenase family protein has translation MDFDYSPKVQDLQARLTAFMEEHIYPAEAVYHAEVEANRKAGNAWVATNIMEQLKVKARAAGLWNLFLPESERGAGLSNLEYAPLCEIMGRSWIAPEAFNCNAPDTGNMEVFERYGSEAQKEQWLKPLLAGEIRSAFAMTEPDVASSDATNIQAEIVRDGDEYVINGKKWWTTGAPDPRCKILIFMGKTDPTNPNRHQQQSMILIPLDTPGVTMTRFLPVFGYDDAPHGHGEFTFENVRVPVSNILLGEGRGFEIAQGRLGPGRIHHCMRLIGMAERALEAMCKRSLSRVAFGKPVAEQGVTRERIAEARILIDQARLLTLNAAFKMDTVGNKVAAKEIAMIKVAAPNMALQVLDWAIQVHGAAGISDDFNLAFHYAQARTLRFADGPDEVHRNAIAKQELARYQ, from the coding sequence ATGGATTTTGATTACTCGCCAAAGGTGCAGGATCTGCAAGCGCGGCTGACGGCCTTCATGGAAGAGCACATCTATCCGGCCGAAGCGGTCTATCACGCGGAAGTCGAAGCCAACCGCAAGGCCGGCAATGCCTGGGTGGCGACCAATATCATGGAGCAGCTCAAGGTCAAGGCGCGGGCGGCCGGGCTGTGGAACCTGTTCCTGCCGGAATCCGAACGCGGTGCCGGTCTGAGCAATCTGGAATACGCACCGCTGTGCGAAATCATGGGCCGCTCGTGGATTGCCCCCGAGGCGTTCAACTGCAACGCGCCGGATACCGGCAACATGGAAGTGTTCGAGCGCTACGGCAGCGAAGCACAGAAAGAACAGTGGCTCAAGCCGCTGCTGGCCGGCGAGATCCGTTCGGCTTTCGCCATGACCGAGCCGGATGTGGCGTCCTCCGATGCCACCAATATCCAGGCCGAAATCGTTCGCGATGGCGACGAGTACGTGATCAATGGCAAGAAGTGGTGGACTACCGGCGCCCCGGACCCGCGCTGCAAGATCCTGATCTTCATGGGTAAGACCGATCCGACTAATCCGAACCGGCACCAGCAGCAGTCGATGATCCTGATTCCGCTGGATACCCCCGGCGTGACCATGACGCGCTTCCTGCCGGTGTTCGGTTATGACGATGCACCGCATGGTCACGGTGAATTCACCTTTGAAAACGTGCGGGTGCCGGTGAGCAATATCCTGCTCGGTGAAGGGCGTGGCTTCGAGATTGCCCAGGGCCGGCTTGGCCCGGGACGCATTCACCACTGCATGCGGCTGATCGGCATGGCCGAGCGTGCGCTGGAAGCCATGTGCAAGCGCAGCCTCAGTCGGGTGGCTTTCGGCAAACCGGTTGCCGAGCAGGGCGTGACCCGCGAGCGGATTGCCGAGGCGCGCATCCTGATCGACCAGGCGCGGCTGCTGACCCTGAATGCGGCGTTCAAGATGGACACCGTGGGCAACAAGGTTGCGGCCAAGGAAATCGCCATGATCAAGGTGGCTGCGCCGAACATGGCGCTGCAAGTGCTCGACTGGGCGATCCAGGTGCACGGTGCGGCCGGTATTTCCGATGACTTCAATCTGGCCTTCCACTACGCCCAGGCCCGCACCCTGCGCTTTGCCGACGGCCCGGATGAAGTACATCGCAATGCCATCGCCAAGCAGGAACTGGCGCGTTACCAGTAA
- a CDS encoding phosphotransferase, giving the protein MTDTTQANPGAKLVGVVHEFDVAGLAGWMSEHLPDFSGTASSLTVEQFQGGQSNPTYRVSCADGKCYILRRKPPGKLLPSAHAIDREYRLMLALSGSAVPVPKMYGLCDDPEVIGTAFYLMEYISGRILWDPALPGMSLAERKAHYAEINRVIAALHSVDYQAVGLGDFGKSGQFVERQVARWAKNYQAASEAPRIPAMDQLIEWLPKHLPPGDETSIAHGDFRLDNLMWHPTEPRVLAVLDWELSTLGHPLSDFAYLMMAWRLPADVFRGMGGEDFTALGIPTEAEFIADYCRRTNRENIPGYEYYLIFNMFRIAAILHGVWLRGLQGNASSDNALIMGRKAGQIADMAWAFARQQGDN; this is encoded by the coding sequence ATGACCGATACCACCCAGGCAAATCCGGGCGCCAAGCTGGTCGGCGTGGTGCATGAATTCGATGTCGCAGGGCTGGCCGGCTGGATGTCCGAACATCTGCCGGATTTCAGCGGTACGGCGAGTTCCTTGACGGTCGAGCAGTTCCAGGGCGGCCAATCCAACCCCACTTACCGGGTCAGCTGTGCTGACGGCAAGTGCTACATCCTGCGGCGCAAGCCGCCGGGCAAACTGCTGCCGTCGGCGCATGCCATCGACCGCGAATACCGGCTGATGCTGGCCCTGAGCGGCAGCGCTGTGCCGGTGCCGAAGATGTACGGCTTGTGTGATGACCCCGAGGTGATCGGTACGGCGTTCTACCTGATGGAATACATCAGCGGCCGCATCCTCTGGGACCCGGCACTGCCGGGCATGTCGCTGGCCGAGCGCAAGGCGCATTACGCTGAAATCAACCGGGTAATCGCCGCGTTGCACAGTGTCGATTACCAGGCCGTGGGCCTCGGTGATTTTGGCAAAAGCGGTCAGTTCGTCGAGCGTCAGGTAGCCCGCTGGGCCAAGAACTATCAGGCGGCCAGCGAGGCACCACGTATTCCGGCCATGGATCAACTGATCGAATGGCTGCCCAAACACCTGCCGCCGGGCGACGAAACCAGCATCGCCCACGGCGACTTCCGGCTGGACAATCTGATGTGGCATCCGACAGAGCCACGGGTGCTGGCGGTACTTGATTGGGAGCTGTCGACCCTCGGCCATCCGTTGTCCGATTTCGCCTATCTGATGATGGCCTGGCGCCTGCCGGCCGATGTGTTTCGCGGCATGGGCGGTGAGGATTTCACCGCGCTGGGCATTCCCACCGAGGCCGAATTCATTGCCGATTACTGCCGGCGCACCAACCGGGAAAATATTCCCGGTTACGAGTACTACCTGATTTTCAACATGTTCCGTATCGCCGCGATTCTGCATGGGGTCTGGTTGCGTGGCCTGCAGGGCAACGCCTCGAGTGACAACGCACTGATCATGGGCCGCAAGGCCGGACAAATCGCCGATATGGCCTGGGCATTTGCCCGCCAGCAAGGAGACAACTGA
- a CDS encoding SDR family oxidoreductase — translation MKTQQLFDLTGKVAVITGGSRGIGLQMAEALGEQGASIALSARKQHELDAAQAHFDKLGIPCFTVQNDLSDFASIPALADSILGHYGKVDILVNNAGCSWGAPAEDMTDEAWHKVMDLDINAQFFLSRELGKRSMIPNGGGKIINIASIAGLGGNPPGWGMGTIGYNTAKGAMVNFTKALAAEWGKYNIQVNAICPGFFLTKISAGLLDKIEQQYIALNPAGRLGNEDDLKGIALLLASQASDYITGQAIAVDGGCTAV, via the coding sequence ATGAAAACCCAGCAACTGTTTGATCTGACCGGCAAGGTCGCAGTCATCACCGGTGGTTCGCGTGGTATCGGCCTGCAGATGGCCGAGGCGCTGGGTGAGCAGGGTGCCAGCATTGCCCTGTCGGCACGCAAGCAACACGAACTGGATGCGGCGCAGGCGCACTTTGACAAGTTGGGTATTCCCTGTTTCACCGTACAAAACGACCTTTCCGACTTCGCCAGCATCCCGGCTCTGGCAGACAGCATCCTCGGTCACTACGGCAAGGTCGATATCCTGGTCAATAACGCCGGCTGCAGCTGGGGTGCACCGGCCGAGGATATGACGGACGAGGCCTGGCACAAGGTGATGGATCTGGACATCAATGCGCAGTTCTTCCTCAGCCGCGAGTTGGGCAAGCGCAGCATGATCCCCAACGGTGGCGGCAAGATCATCAATATTGCCTCCATCGCTGGCCTGGGCGGCAATCCGCCGGGTTGGGGTATGGGCACCATCGGCTACAACACCGCCAAGGGCGCCATGGTCAATTTCACCAAGGCATTGGCGGCGGAGTGGGGCAAATACAACATCCAGGTCAATGCGATCTGCCCGGGCTTCTTCCTCACCAAAATCTCCGCCGGCTTGCTGGATAAAATCGAGCAGCAATACATCGCCCTCAATCCGGCTGGTCGCCTGGGCAACGAGGATGACCTCAAGGGCATCGCGTTGCTGCTGGCCTCGCAGGCCTCCGACTACATCACCGGCCAGGCCATCGCCGTTGATGGCGGCTGCACGGCGGTATAA
- a CDS encoding class II 3-deoxy-7-phosphoheptulonate synthase, with protein MSQSWSPESWRTKPVQQQPEYPDSARLQRVEQTLAGFPPLVFAGEARELRRQFAEVSEGRAFLLQGGDCAESFAEFSTFKIRDTFKVLLQMAIVMTFAAGCPVVKVGRMAGQFAKPRSAGDETIGDVTLPSYRGDIVNGIGFDGQSRVPDPERLLQAYHQSTASLNLLRAFASGGFADLHQVHQWNLDFIASSAIAERYSQLADRIDETLAFMRACGLDSAPQLREASFFTAHEALLLNYEQAFVRQDSLTGGFYDCSAHMLWIGDRTRQPDGAHVEFLRGVGNPIGVKVGPTTSSEDLIRLLDILNPDNDPGRLNLIVRMGAGKVGDHLPRLVQTVEREGRKVLWSSDPMHGNTIKASSGYKTRDFAQILAEVREFFQVHKAEGTYAGGIHIEMTGQNVTECIGGARPISEAGLADRYHTHCDPRLNADQSLELAFLIAETLKEAKR; from the coding sequence ATGTCGCAATCCTGGAGTCCCGAAAGCTGGAGAACCAAGCCGGTTCAGCAGCAACCCGAATACCCTGATTCCGCCCGCCTGCAACGGGTCGAGCAGACTCTGGCCGGCTTCCCGCCGCTGGTGTTTGCCGGCGAGGCGCGCGAGTTGCGCAGGCAGTTCGCCGAAGTCAGTGAAGGCCGCGCCTTCCTGCTGCAGGGGGGTGACTGTGCCGAGAGCTTTGCCGAGTTCTCCACCTTCAAGATTCGCGACACCTTCAAGGTGCTGCTGCAGATGGCCATCGTCATGACCTTCGCGGCCGGTTGCCCGGTGGTGAAAGTCGGGCGCATGGCCGGCCAGTTCGCCAAACCGCGCTCGGCCGGCGACGAGACCATCGGCGATGTGACCCTGCCCTCCTACCGTGGCGACATCGTCAACGGCATCGGCTTCGACGGCCAAAGCCGCGTGCCCGATCCCGAGCGTCTGTTGCAGGCCTACCACCAGTCCACCGCCAGCCTTAATCTGCTGCGCGCGTTTGCCAGCGGCGGCTTTGCCGACCTGCATCAGGTACACCAGTGGAACCTCGACTTCATCGCCAGCTCGGCCATCGCCGAGCGCTACAGCCAGCTGGCTGATCGCATCGACGAAACCCTGGCGTTCATGCGCGCCTGTGGACTGGACAGCGCACCGCAATTGCGCGAGGCGAGCTTCTTCACCGCCCACGAAGCGCTGCTGCTGAACTACGAACAGGCCTTCGTCAGGCAGGACAGTCTGACCGGCGGTTTCTATGACTGCTCGGCGCACATGCTGTGGATCGGCGACCGCACCCGTCAGCCGGACGGCGCCCATGTGGAATTCCTGCGCGGCGTGGGTAACCCGATCGGCGTCAAGGTCGGCCCGACCACCAGTAGCGAAGACCTGATTCGCCTGCTCGACATCCTCAACCCGGACAACGACCCGGGCCGCCTCAACCTGATCGTGCGCATGGGCGCCGGCAAGGTCGGTGATCATCTGCCACGCCTGGTGCAGACCGTCGAGCGCGAAGGACGCAAGGTGCTGTGGAGCTCCGATCCGATGCACGGCAACACCATCAAGGCCTCCAGCGGCTACAAGACCCGCGACTTCGCGCAGATCCTCGCCGAGGTACGCGAGTTCTTCCAGGTGCATAAAGCCGAAGGCACCTACGCCGGCGGCATCCACATCGAGATGACCGGGCAGAACGTCACCGAATGCATCGGCGGCGCCCGCCCGATCAGCGAAGCCGGCCTGGCCGACCGCTACCACACCCACTGCGACCCGCGGCTGAACGCCGACCAGTCACTGGAACTGGCCTTCCTGATTGCCGAGACGTTGAAAGAAGCCAAGCGTTAA
- a CDS encoding glutaredoxin family protein, which translates to MLIKLLRNILGQLIIFIDFITRPRKLKRSAEAQAAVTQQAGNLALYQFHACPFCVKTRRTLHRLNVPVALRDAKNDAQARKDLEQQGGKIKVPCLRIEENGQSTWLYESKAIIAYLDQRFAAA; encoded by the coding sequence ATGCTTATCAAACTGCTCAGAAACATCCTCGGTCAGCTGATCATCTTTATCGACTTCATCACCCGCCCGCGCAAACTCAAGCGCTCCGCCGAGGCCCAGGCCGCAGTCACCCAACAGGCCGGCAATCTGGCGCTGTACCAGTTCCACGCCTGCCCGTTCTGTGTGAAAACCCGGCGCACCCTGCATCGCCTGAATGTGCCGGTGGCGCTGCGTGATGCCAAGAATGACGCCCAGGCCCGCAAAGACCTGGAACAGCAAGGCGGCAAGATCAAGGTACCGTGCCTGCGTATCGAAGAGAACGGCCAGAGCACCTGGCTGTACGAATCCAAGGCGATCATCGCCTACCTCGACCAGCGCTTCGCCGCAGCCTGA
- a CDS encoding DUF3597 domain-containing protein, which produces MGMFSNILAKLGFGSDKVEAAEQAAAPAAAPAAVAPEVTAISQVDVVAQLEALAKANAEKLNWKVSIVDLMKLLGLDSSLGARKELATELGCPAEKMADSAQMNMWLHKTVLQKLAANGGNIPADLL; this is translated from the coding sequence ATGGGAATGTTCAGTAACATTCTGGCCAAACTGGGCTTTGGCAGCGACAAGGTCGAGGCTGCCGAGCAAGCGGCAGCACCCGCAGCAGCGCCTGCCGCAGTCGCACCCGAAGTAACCGCCATCAGCCAAGTGGATGTGGTTGCCCAACTCGAAGCGCTGGCCAAGGCCAATGCGGAAAAACTCAACTGGAAAGTCTCCATCGTCGACCTGATGAAGCTGCTCGGGCTGGACAGCAGCCTCGGCGCGCGCAAGGAACTGGCGACCGAACTGGGCTGCCCGGCCGAGAAGATGGCCGACTCGGCGCAGATGAACATGTGGCTGCACAAAACCGTACTGCAGAAGCTGGCCGCCAACGGCGGCAATATTCCGGCTGACCTGCTGTAA